The following nucleotide sequence is from Salvia splendens isolate huo1 chromosome 2, SspV2, whole genome shotgun sequence.
ggtgagtgggcgtcacggacgaaccacatctcgccacgtggccaacgcgcgtggcgagctgtctcgcgGGGCTCCGCAGCGAGATAGGGGACGGGATGGGGACGGACTGGGGACGAGATGGAGCCCGCATCgctgtctcgatgcggtctcgtctctccgaggcGAGATAGAGACAGCATCGAGATGCgatgcggatggcctaagaaTCTGAAATAATCTCGCTAAAAAATGCATTATTGCCCGACTCTTTATATGTTCTTTGCTACTCTCTTTGCAAATCTCAACACTCGATTGCCTTCCCAAGATCTATTAATTTCTTCCTAAATTCATGCCTTCTCGATTGGTaactctaattttttttaattcatgttGTGAAATATGACATTTATTATGGGAtagaccaaaatgacaaaacatTATTCTTATTGTGTAGCGGAAGTAGCACTCCGCATGGAGAGTCCAACAAATAAAAGAAGAATGAGAAGTAAAAGTAACGGgaatggatcccctgctgtggaggggtgcacagcaggggatgtTGTTTCTCACATCaccattattttattaatttaattaaatttttaaaaaaatgttttttttataaaatattgggGGTGTGAGGAGCAgcatcccctgctgtgcacccctccacagcaggggatccattcCCAAAAGTAACCACATATTTCACTGCGTCAATTAATTCATGATTATAATACTCGTTACTTAAACATCCGATTTTGCGTAAACTAAGAAGCCCAAACTAATGACGTAGCTTTTAAAGAAATTGAATCCATAAGATACTACTGAGTACTGCCCCATTTCGTTGCGCATGAATCTATGGAGGGGTACGCCGGATTTTGCTTGCTGAGAGAAGAAGATGGATAAAAACGTTACGCAAGGTTTAGGTATTCAATTAATTGAAGATAACTAAGTAGCTAAACtaaattatctttttttttttattgcagaTGGAAAAGAGTTCAGGCCGAAAAATAATACGGATTTATGATTACTTTATTTAATAAACTGAATAAAAAGTAGAGCCATAATAACTAAGTATTGAAATAGGTGCCTTAAATTCAAAACTATTGAGAAACTGAAATTtgagttgtaaataaatttattatattgatataCTCTCAAATATAGTGGGGTTCGATTtactagataaaatagtactataacATACAATTTAGAATatagttgtgagattattttagttatacgttagctatgactaattatctcataattatccatctaagattgagttgtggtattgaatctcataaaccaaacatactacatatttaatcccgggatacaatcttgcaaatcgAACACCCCATAAACTATTGAATTATTTATACGGCCCTACACTACAATCTAATATAAGCATATAAATGTGTATATTCCAtgatgaaaaatagaaaaaaagatgaTGAATTATATGAAAAAATCAACAATAAATGGCCGGGGCCTACATATAGCCGTTAGCGGCTGAAGCTTAGGTGTAGTCGTTCCAGCTTGTTCACTCATATCAATCTCCCCAACTTTCTCCCATTCGAAACATTGGATCAACGATCCCAGGCCCAGCCCGATATGCAAGTTGGCCAAATTCTGGCCCGGGCAGGCTCGTCTCCCCCACCCGAAAGGGAAAAGCCTCAGCCCCAAATCCTTCTTCACATCCAGCCCTTCAAACCGCTCGGGCCTGAATGTCTCCGGGTCTGCCCATAACTTCGGGCTGTGGTGGATTTCCCACAAGTTCACCAGCAACACCGTCCCCGCCGGCACTCGGTACCCGCCCACCGCACACTCCGACGACGAGAGGTGCGGCATCAGTATGGACACCGGCGGATGCAGCCGCATGGCCTCCAGGATCACGTACCGGAGATACGGCAGCTCCGCCACGTCAGATTCTGCGATCAGCCGGCTGCGTCCAACGTGGCGGTCGATTTCGGATTGGGCTTTTTTTAGGGTTTCCGGATTGTCGAGCAGCAGAGAAAATGCCCATTCTAGAGCAATTGTTGAAGTTGAGGTTCCTCCTTGGAGTAGCACCTGatcatatattattaattataaaaatatatttatgtcCAAATTCCAAAAAGGTGGCTGATAAATTTATCTGCATGATGCTGCACATTATCAGAAAATGTTAATTTTAGCATAGCATTGCATCAATTAAAAATTGAACtttatttagaaaaataatgcgaaaaaaaataaattcggCATATTATATTGAAGGGTCTCATCAAGGCAGCTaataagggcacccgcaacgctgtgccgttgcggttcctatgccgttccggcggaacggttctgcggcggcacgcgttgcggggtgcgttccgtcgccgttccctgccgtcgccattcctatgccgtgccgcgttccgttccggaggaacgcggaacggaacgtttggcggcctcccattcgactcgtgaagcccactcgttgccccgcgagtgggcttcgtccggtgacgcaataattcatttttttttaaattcgaatttaataaaaaaattttttttttgcaaaggtaatgagaccgttttttttatatccgttttttatttttttttaaatttttattttatttatttactctataaatactcctatttcatactcatttcaatcacaaacacacatctattcctctctatttccacccaaattttcatctcaaatcaactatattttccttctcccaaatttaatcaaactaatggatccttatgaacaaatgcgtcaaatattggaacaatcatttgaagaagatcgacgacgggaggcggaagaagccgcgccgccccaacgacgctcccgtacgtacatccatcgtaaccgggaggaagccgccgcaaggttagtacgcgactacttctgcgataacccggtttggggagatacgtactttcgtcgccgtttccgcatggggaaaccgttatttctccacatcgcgaatactttggcagcccgggaagagttcttctaggaagggttcgacgcggtcggccgtcccagccacacgacactgcagaaatgtactgcagcaatccgccagcttgcgactggacaaacggccgacatgttcgacgaatacctccacatcggagacagcactgggcgaatgtgcttgctcaaaatctgccaaggcgtccgggcagccttcaccgacgaatttctccgaaggccaatcacgaccgattgtcagttcctgctcaaccttcacgaaacagtgcacggattccccgggatgctcggcagcgtcgattgcatgcactggcaatggaagaattgcccggtggcgtggaaggggttctacacaagcggccacaaaggcacccacccaaccgttatacttgaggccgttgccgactaccgcctttggatctggcacgcgtacttcggggtccccgggtcgaacaacgacgtaaacgtgctccaccagtccgacctcttgaccgaagttttggatggtaaagcgccggccatcaacttcgtcgccaacaaccggctttataaaatggggtactatctcgccgatggcatctacccgaagtggcctaccttcgtgaagacgtgcagtgggtctgcgaacccaaagcagactctttttgcgcagaagcaggaggctgctcgcaaggatgtggagagggcgttcggggttctccaagcgcgcttcaacatcatcaaagccccgactcgtacgtggttcatggaaaacatggtcgacatcatgtatacgtgcataatcttgcacaacatgattgtccaagacgaaggacccgaggcaggaaattggttcgacgacgaatcccccggaagctcaaccgcaagtagtccgcctcgaagtggagcgcatccgtctatacaagaacggttatctattcgtgcaaggacacgcgactctagtgcccacacccaactccaacatgatctaattgagcacatttgggcaaattttggcggatgaaattattaaaattgtgtacttttatttttttaggattttaattgtgtgctttttatttttttacgtttaagttgtaattttttttaatgttgtgtgttttttaataaagtgtgtttgttttttaaagtgtgtttatttaaattgaattgggttggaaataaaaaaaaaatgaaattgaatgaatagtaatttaaggaacggttaaggaacggagggttgcaggttccgttccttagttaaggaatggagtaaaaaagtacagtggggccctcaaatagtggtttaaggaacggtctaggaacggtataggaacagcgttgtggatggcctaaggagTCTATTTATGATTgagtaaataattatgtacgATCATGTCACACAAATCATCACGTGCCATTATTTAAGTATGCTATATATGTAAGTATGAAACTATCAACTATAAAACTTAGCCGACAAGTAAAATTGTCATATGATATTTAATGTCTTCATACGAATATATTAATGTTACGTTCTCCCGAGCCTGTTGAACCATAACCTATATTATTCTAAGTTCATCATGAaactaattataattaaatgaatattaattttgtCTTCTGAAACCAATGAATTATGAATGTTTCGCTAAATCTAAATTCCTGGTTGGCTGTAGGCTTTACCCTTAATAGCATGATACTTAATTATTGTATGTAACAAGTAGCATTAATATTTGCGATACAAAATCTTTAACTTGAAATTCATTACTCCTTTTCATCCCCATTAATTATTCCACATTATACTTTATTTAGATGGTTCTAAATAAAtgtcaaatttttattttactatttttaataagGAGACACTATATTTCTACTAATTTTGCTATTCATTTTTTTAGATTACCATTGATGTGATATCTATTAGACACTGAAAGGACTAAGGAGTAACATTTTATAAGTTGAACCGTCTCACTAATTTTTCCTGGGATAACTATTAGACACTGAGAGGAAGTAcacattttataatttgaacTGTGTCACTAATATTTCCATCATAATAAGTTCATAACAAAGAATCTAGaattatttctaaaaatagaaaacaatCAAATAATTTCTAGTTATGGATTATCGTCCGAACCTCGTGATGCAAGTTGGAATCCACATACTCAAAGAAGCAACAGATGGCAATTAAGTAGCGAATATCATGATTCATTAGAATGAACATCTTGATTTAGCACATTAATTAATccataaaatatagtatatattGATAGTGTCAGGTTTAATTGCTGGTGACAGCCTGTGTTATTCCAGGTCACTGTACTATTTCCTTATTTCCGAAACAATAGTGCACATGCTCACTATATAAATGCATATATGTATGACAATATTTTGGATTATCTTCAAATTATAGTACGAAATTGAGCAGCTACTGTATTTTAAGTGATTTATATTATATGACGTGCTCACAAAAATGTGTATGTAATTAATATATGCGGACTGCGGTGGCTATTAAAGATATGTAGTGCACAAATCAAAACAAATACTCAGATGgatgtagggatgtcaattaggccagcccaccgggtttcgggccaactctattcgggttgcgggtcaatcgggtgggggctaatcgggttgtgatttttccaggttataaaagttcaaccataaccctaaaagctcaggtttcgggctagcccatcgggttaatcgggttgctatcgataaaattaacatgcgatcaatccaataaataatagtgaaaattagttatatttataaaatataaaatatttaattatgataaatttgagatatatgcttaaactcaaacataaatatgattaaatactaatatttgagatttatgcaaaataaaacataaacatcaagaaatttgaaagcatgtttagaaatttaaatatattttttagtgaatttgaagtttctaattcatttatctattattatattaataaaaacctaatatataatttatatatttaatatataaaatggaaagttattttttcagtaatctatattataaaataatcaatgaagtgtcgaattagagtcaaacaaataaaataatagaaattttatcgggtttccgggccagcccatcgggttttcgggtctggccctaacgggttgcgggttaatcagGTGCAGGCTAAccgggctgtaattttatcgggttggaaattttcagccctagccctataaatttggcggacTATTCGGGTCAGTCCACAtgttgcgggctaaattgacatccctacatgCATGCATCATGCAGCGTAATACTCGACTCTATTTGCAACACACAAACAATTGGCGGGTGCAGCTATATATTTGTACTCATTTAATGACCAATTCCACAATGTTGACATCATGATGATAATAGTATTTATATATGCATCCAATACATTGAGGttaattattcaattattatGAATTAAGTATTGGAAAATCATCATTGACTAAACATAAGAGGAACAAagggaaaaaaaaaagttacgtACCAGGAGGAGACTCTTGATGGTTTGGTCGGTGTAATAGtgagggtctgatctctggaaaTCGAGCAACACTTGCACCATGGACTTCTTCTTcacatcaacatcatcatcatcatcatctgtATTCATCTCCATGAGTTTCCGATTGTCATTAATGACACGCTGCATAAACTCGTCTCTCTTGTCGTGTATCGACATCAGCTTCTTCTCCACTCCTCCGAACCCAAACCACCTCATCAACGGCAGGAAATCCACCACATTCGTCTCAAACGCTACCTCCGACGTAGCTGCCGCTATCTCCTCCAGCACCTTCGCTTCCCTCGAATTCTCCGCGCTCTTGCCATAATATCTACAAAACCAAACTCATCACAAAACCAAtttacaaatattataatacgGTGGTACTCGGTTTCCTAGATATTATAAGATGTGAGATTATGAAGTAGGAGGGGttgactatgactaattatcaggTGAT
It contains:
- the LOC121766724 gene encoding cytochrome P450 81Q32-like, with amino-acid sequence MENVWLMYYLLSPIILIAMYSISIHILNKLKNQPPSPFPALPFIGHIYLLHRPFHRSLSEVSRRYGPALFLRLGSRPVLLISSPSLAEECLSKNNDVIFANRPDLLNGRYFGYDYTSLSWSSYGDHWRNLRRISSLELLSTQRLHTLSQIRADEAFCLARKLHRLTKDEPEKVVEVKSALFEFTFNVLTRMITGKRYYGKSAENSREAKVLEEIAAATSEVAFETNVVDFLPLMRWFGFGGVEKKLMSIHDKRDEFMQRVINDNRKLMEMNTDDDDDDVDVKKKSMVQVLLDFQRSDPHYYTDQTIKSLLLVLLQGGTSTSTIALEWAFSLLLDNPETLKKAQSEIDRHVGRSRLIAESDVAELPYLRYVILEAMRLHPPVSILMPHLSSSECAVGGYRVPAGTVLLVNLWEIHHSPKLWADPETFRPERFEGLDVKKDLGLRLFPFGWGRRACPGQNLANLHIGLGLGSLIQCFEWEKVGEIDMSEQAGTTTPKLQPLTAICRPRPFIVDFFI